From a single Aspergillus puulaauensis MK2 DNA, chromosome 2, nearly complete sequence genomic region:
- a CDS encoding putative cell division control protein Cdc25 (COG:T;~EggNog:ENOG410PGVB;~InterPro:IPR000651,IPR036964,IPR023578,IPR036028, IPR008937,IPR001895,IPR001452;~PFAM:PF14604,PF00018,PF00617,PF07653,PF00618;~go_function: GO:0005085 - guanyl-nucleotide exchange factor activity [Evidence IEA];~go_function: GO:0005515 - protein binding [Evidence IEA];~go_process: GO:0007264 - small GTPase mediated signal transduction [Evidence IEA]) has translation MYGTHVLDPSAVDPGSAPMNKTKAFVTAFEYPEKKPMTTTMAAPRSRSRGGSLSFSQRDIVPDHSPKRHIPPMKSPSPEPAPPLFVRAMYDYDADDHTSLSFCRGDIIQVLNQLETGWWDGVINGNVRGWFPSNYCAVVTDPRELEDHISHIQDDGDISADSGAGEEFEEHDDEVDSHGNPRDSQPILPIEGMDPPTQQEEAAFWIPQATADGRLFYFNTLTGYSTMELPFENPSVNENGPYDRTNFFVPDQTRPPPELMARGFERDEDDYDGSASEAEGESLMLASHDSMSRRRQSFIDGVSPATSMDSLQPLSATKSTGEGKSPLGRHPQKLYGVAGADSNTSISEPMHRPSVSSAVSHRFIDDHTSTPITWPLLVDNMSQAVEVYRRTLLNGDRAEYVRKAEDISDHLRMLLAAGSDTTDNHSGNPSIISTNKPLYQHFRDMMSKFSKLVLSSHMAAADWPGVDAINKCLQEADGVMQGVYGYVEVARQQRGEFIRRIVPGFVMGSSSGGSWQNNGVSLSDSGPTSFLDHDNADLRPEPTVPLEPNVLDHIDVLRRSFVGAIRRVEERLTLNQKKIVTVTEHEEIGELIAVAAVKVVEQFRPWVSAVESINLGPLGTSFQNPQLVDFSLQKQRVYDAIADFVLSCQAVSAPLGDEWAELRGDSLDDRLNAVRGVARQLENYVSQIGFSLSLLLEQVPEPNSQRTESRIGDREGYTGLHSRTESRSTEVGVPSAHPLEGEKVRRNMDKAQRFFGQAPPAAITREPVQNLAREPEETPWFLKMDHEGEVFYDTKNDIPTLKCGTLAGLVEHLTRHDKPDPSFNSTFLLTYRSFTSAAELFEMIMQRFNVQPPFSLNADEMQIWVDRKQKPIRFRVVNILKTWFENYWMEPNDESHMQLLERAHSFTKDSIATTKTPGSTQLLAVIEQRLRGQDTTVKRLVPTQATPAPTPIIPKNMKKLKFLDIDSTEFARQLTIIESRLYSKIRPTECLNKTWQKKVGPEEPEPAANVKALILHSNQLTNWVAEMILNQGDVKKRVVVIKHFVNVADKCRALNNYSTLTSIISALGTAPIHRLSRTWAQVSGRTSAILEQMRRLMASTKNFGEYREALHLANPPCIPFFGVYLTDLTFIEDGIPSLTPSELINLNKRTKTAEVIRDIQQYQNSPYLLTPVTELQEYILSNLQGAGDVHDMYERSLEVEPREREDEKIARLLSESGFL, from the exons ATGTACGGCACTCACGTCCTCGACCCATCGGCTGTTGACCCGGGATCAGCGCCGATGAACAAGACAAAGGCTTTTGTGACCGCTTTCGAGTACCCCGAAAAGAAGCCGATGACTACTACTATGGCTGCACCGAGAAGCCGGAGTCGTGGAGGCAGCTTGTCCTTTTCACAGAGAGACATTGTCCCAGACCACTCACCGAAACGACACATCCCACCCATGAAGTCTCCTAGCCCAGAGCCGGCGCCTCCGTTGTTTGTGCGGGCTATGTATGATTATGACGCTGATGACCACACAAGCCTGAGCTTCTGCCGCGGGGATATCATTCAGGTTCTGAACCAGCTAGAGACCGGCTGGTGGGACGGTGTCATCAACGGCAACGTTCGGGGCTGGTTCCCTAGCAACTACTGCGCCGTGGTTACCGATCCGCGGGAACTCGAAGATCATATATCGCACATTCAAGACGATGGAGATATCAGCGCAGACTCGGGCGCCGGCGAAGAATTTGAGGAACATGACGATGAGGTTGACTCACATGGCAATCCTCGCGATTCTCAGCCAATACTACCAATTGAGGGCATGGATCCTCCAACTCAACAGGAGGAAGCGGCTTTCTGGATCCCTCAAGCAACCGCGGATGGCCGtctgttttattttaatactcTCACTGGCTACAGCACCATGGAGCTCCCGTTTGAAAACCCATCTGTCAACGAGAATGGCCCATACGATCGCACCAACTTTTTTGTCCCTGACCAGACTCGACCTCCGCCGGAGTTGATGGCTCGTGGCTTTGAGCGAGACGAGGATGATTACGATGGCTCGGCTTCCGAGGCAGAGGGCGAGTCTCTCATGCTTGCCTCTCATGACTCGATGTCTCGACGACGCCAGTCCTTTATAGACGGCGTATCGCCGGCCACGTCTATGGACTCCCTGCAACCCTTATCTGCTACAAAATCTACCGGTGAAGGAAAAAGTCCTCTTGGGCGACACCCTCAGAAGCTCTATGGCGTTGCAGGTGCAGACAGTAACACGTCGATCTCCGAGCCCATGCACAGGCCCTCCGTTTCATCCGCGGTGTCTCATCGTTTCATTGACGACCATACGTCAACGCCTATCACCTGGCCTTTGCTTGTGGATAACATGTCGCAGGCTGTCGAAGTTTATCGCCGAACATTGTTAAACGGCGATCGTGCAGAGTACGTGAGGAAAGCCGAGGACATCTCGGACCACCTACGCATGCTATTGGCGGCCGGCTCCGACACTACTGATAACCACTCTGGGAACCCTTCCATAATATCTACCAATAAGCCCCTGTACCAGCATTTCAGAGATATGATGTCTAAATTCTCGAAGTTGGTTCTCTCGTCGCACATGGCGGCAGCCGATTGGCCGGGTGTAGATGCTATCAACAAGTGTCTTCAGGAAGCCGATGGTGTCATGCAGGGCGTTTATGGCTATGTTGAAGTCGCAAGACAACAACGTGGCGAATTTATTCGTCGGATTGTACCCGGGTTTGTGATGGGTAGCTCCTCTGGTGGCTCCTGGCAGAACAATGGTGTTTCACTAAGCGATTCTGGTCCCACGTCGTTCCTGGATCACGATAACGCGGATTTGAGACCCGAGCCAACCGTGCCTTTGGAACCTAACGTTTTGGACCATATTGATGTTCTGCGAAGATCGTTTGTTGGTGCCATTCGCCGGGTCGAGGAGCGGCTGACTCTTAACCAAAAGAAAATTGTTACTGTTACCGAACATGAGGAAATTGGCGAGTTAATCGCGGTTGCTGCTGTTAAAGTTGTTGAACAGTTTCGTCCCTGGGTTTCTGCCGTCGAGTCTATCAACCTCGGGCCTCTGGGAACTAGCTTTCAGAACCCTCAGCTAGTCGATTTCAGTTTGCAAAAGCAACGAGTTTACGATGCGATAGCGGATTTTGTCCTCAGCTGCCAGGCTGTTTCGGCCCCGCTTGGTGACGAATGGGCGGAACTACGGGGTGACTCGCTTGATGATCGGCTGAATGCTGTTCGAGGTGTTGCTAGACAACTTGAAAATTATGTCTCCCAAATTGGATTCTCTctttcgcttctcctcgagcAGGTCCCTGAACCAAACTCTCAACGCACGGAAAGTCGCATTGGTGACAGGGAGGGGTATACGGGGTTGCATAGTCGTACTGAATCGCGGTCAACCGAGGTCGGTGTGCCATCAGCGCATCCGCTCGAGGGAGAGAAAGTGCGTCGTAATATGGATAAGGCGCAAAGATTCTTTGGACAGGCTCCGCCGGCGGCAATCACACGAGAACCTGTTCAAAACCTCGCCCGCGAACCTGAAGAGACGCCGTGGTTTTTGAAGATGGACCACGAAGGTGAAGTGTTTTATGATACCAAGAATGATATACCGACCCTCAAATGTGGTACATTGGCCGGATTGGTGGAACACTTGACTCGCCACGATAAGCCCGACCCATCTTTCAACAGCACATTCCTTCTCACTTACCGATCCTTCACATCTGCCGCCGAGCTTTTTGAGATGATCATGCAACGATTCAACGTCCAACCCCCATTCAGCTTGAACGCCGATGAGATGCAGATCTGGGTTGACAGAAAGCAGAAACCTATCCGGTTCCGTGTGGTCAATATCCTGAAAACTTGGTTCGAGAACTACTGGATGGAGCCTAATGACGAGTCGCACATGCAGCTCCTTGAGCGTGCACATTCCTTCACCAAGGACTCGATCGCCACTACGAAAACTCCTGGTTCGACTCAGCTTCTGGCGGTCATTGAACAGCGTCTCCGGGGTCAGGATACCACCGTTAAGCGACTGGTGCCTACGCAAGCGACGCCTGCGCCAACTCCTATCATCCCTAAGAacatgaagaagctgaagtttTTGGACATTGATTCAACGGAATTCGCTCGTCAGCTCACCATAATTGAATCGCGCCTATACTCTAAAATTCGACCCACAGAATGTTTGAATAAGACCTGGCAGAAGAAAGTTGGGCCTGAGgagcctgagcctgctgcTAATGTTAAGGCGCTGATCTTGCACTCGAACCAGCTCACTAATTGGGTTGCTGAAATGATTCTCAATCAAGGTGATGTAAAGAAGCGAGTTGTTGTTATCAAACATTTCGTGAATGTTGCAGAT AAATGCCGGGCCCTGAATAACTATTCTACCTTGACATCTATTATCTCAGCCCTTGGAACGGCCCCCATTCACCGACTATCTCGCACGTGGGCCCAAGTCAGTGGGCGCACATCTGCCATTCTGGAGCAGATGCGCAGGCTCATGGCGAGCACAAAGAACTTCGGGGAGTACCGTGAAGCACTTCATCTCGCTAACCCGCCTTGCATTCCTTTCTTTG GTGTCTACCTCACGGACTTGACGTTCATCGAGGACGGTATCCCATCTCTTACACCCTCGGAATTGATCAACTTGAACAAACGCACGAAAACTGCGGAGGTAATTCGTGACATCCAGCAATACCAGAACTCGCCCTACCTCCTCACCCCTGTTACCGAATTACAGGAGTATATTCTCAGTAATTTACAGGGGGCGGGGGATGTGCACGACATGTACGAACGGAGCTTGGAAGTGGAGCCGCGAGAACGAGAAGACGAAAAAATTGCGAG ACTGCTCTCTGAATCGGGATTCCTGTAA